In Candidatus Flexicrinis affinis, the following are encoded in one genomic region:
- a CDS encoding protein kinase, giving the protein MTDDLIGKSIGGYVIEGQIGRGGMATVYLARQTSMNRVVALKVLPKNLSEDGAYAKRFEREVAIVAQLEHRSIVPVYDHGTFDGQPYIAMRYMAGGSLDQHLAKGPLAADLVLNVYTQIAPALDYAHAKNVLHRDLKPSNILLDETGGAFLTDFGIARLIGEENPGHTITAQGVVGTPSYMSPEQAQGQPLDGRSDLYALGIMLFELLCGRRPFMSDTPYSIAVMQVTAAPPSARAINPDVTPAVEQVIFKSLKKKPDERYPTAVEMVAALRTAIENPGGFNPNDTQPNRRSNIRDTQPMHAQPSGTLYIPPPPSTTFTPQRASSDYMPAPVSVSQPSVRPVRRRPPGASLWMNMTIGAAIGCGLLAIIGFVIVVVAAQLLDRINAPSGAEVTPTAATAAPSLSPTAADSATAAPIGVRDPMDGLIIYVVEMQRGDGPITFQIASQPLTGATPPTQLTDDESRNVSPAISPDGQRIAFISDRDGDRDLYVMDIGGGSVQKLLDTQVDEFTPAWVPDGTALIVASDTRGDGATDLLRVASDGTGAFEVLYADNALRAGSPAVSPDGTTVAFVLGGPRDARTWEIARLDLATRQLLPDVTDDEVRDGLPVYSRSGVLYWVSTVDGASTLYRQTTSGEADAIYETDLYISGLRASPSGELLMLQEGAAEDPAADVVIFDPSDRTTEPLEIGYAPEAAWAP; this is encoded by the coding sequence ATGACCGACGACCTGATCGGCAAAAGCATCGGCGGCTACGTGATCGAGGGGCAGATCGGGCGCGGCGGGATGGCTACCGTCTACCTCGCCCGTCAGACCTCCATGAACCGCGTCGTCGCGCTCAAGGTGCTGCCGAAGAACCTCAGCGAAGATGGCGCATACGCCAAGCGCTTCGAGCGCGAAGTCGCCATCGTCGCCCAACTGGAGCACCGTTCCATCGTGCCGGTCTATGACCACGGCACGTTCGACGGTCAGCCCTATATCGCCATGCGCTACATGGCCGGCGGATCGCTCGATCAGCACCTTGCGAAAGGGCCGCTGGCGGCCGATCTGGTGCTGAACGTCTACACCCAGATCGCGCCTGCGCTCGATTACGCGCACGCCAAGAACGTCCTGCACCGCGACCTCAAACCGTCCAACATCCTGCTCGACGAGACCGGCGGCGCCTTCCTGACCGACTTCGGCATCGCGCGCCTGATCGGCGAGGAGAACCCCGGCCACACCATCACCGCGCAGGGCGTCGTGGGCACGCCCAGTTACATGAGCCCCGAGCAAGCGCAGGGTCAGCCGCTGGACGGCCGCAGCGACCTGTACGCGCTGGGGATCATGCTGTTCGAACTGCTGTGCGGGCGGCGCCCGTTCATGAGCGACACGCCGTACAGCATCGCCGTCATGCAGGTGACTGCCGCGCCGCCGTCCGCCCGCGCCATCAACCCGGACGTGACGCCCGCCGTCGAGCAAGTCATCTTCAAGTCGCTCAAGAAGAAGCCCGACGAGCGCTACCCGACCGCGGTCGAGATGGTCGCGGCGCTGCGCACGGCCATCGAGAATCCCGGCGGCTTCAACCCCAACGACACGCAGCCGAACCGCCGGTCGAACATTCGCGATACGCAGCCCATGCACGCGCAGCCCAGCGGAACGCTGTACATTCCGCCGCCGCCGTCCACCACGTTTACGCCGCAGCGTGCGTCCTCGGACTACATGCCGGCGCCGGTGTCGGTCTCGCAGCCCAGCGTGCGGCCCGTGCGCCGCCGCCCGCCCGGGGCCAGCTTGTGGATGAACATGACGATCGGCGCGGCGATCGGGTGCGGCCTGCTGGCGATCATCGGCTTTGTGATCGTGGTTGTGGCGGCGCAGCTCCTTGACCGCATCAACGCGCCGAGCGGCGCCGAGGTGACGCCTACGGCCGCGACCGCCGCACCGTCGCTCAGCCCGACCGCCGCCGACTCGGCCACGGCCGCGCCGATTGGCGTGCGCGACCCGATGGACGGCCTGATCATCTACGTGGTTGAAATGCAGCGCGGCGACGGCCCGATCACGTTCCAGATCGCGTCTCAGCCGCTGACTGGCGCGACACCGCCCACGCAGCTTACCGATGACGAGAGCCGCAACGTCAGCCCGGCGATCAGCCCGGACGGCCAGCGCATCGCGTTCATCAGCGACCGGGACGGCGACCGCGACCTGTACGTCATGGACATTGGCGGCGGCAGCGTGCAGAAGCTGCTTGATACGCAGGTGGACGAGTTCACGCCGGCGTGGGTGCCGGATGGCACGGCGCTGATCGTCGCATCCGACACGCGTGGCGACGGGGCAACCGATCTGCTGCGCGTCGCCTCCGACGGCACCGGCGCGTTCGAAGTGCTGTACGCCGACAACGCCTTACGCGCCGGATCGCCGGCGGTATCACCGGACGGCACGACCGTCGCATTCGTGCTGGGCGGCCCGCGTGACGCCCGCACATGGGAGATCGCGCGGCTGGACCTCGCGACTCGCCAACTGTTACCGGACGTCACCGACGACGAGGTGCGCGACGGCCTGCCGGTCTACAGCCGATCGGGTGTGCTGTATTGGGTGAGCACGGTCGACGGCGCATCGACACTGTACCGGCAAACGACCAGCGGCGAGGCCGACGCGATCTACGAGACCGACTTGTACATCAGCGGCTTGCGGGCAAGCCCCAGCGGCGAACTGCTGATGCTGCAGGAAGGCGCGGCCGAAGACCCGGCGGCCGACGTCGTGATCTTCGACCCGTCCGACCGCACAACCGAACCGCTGGAGATCGGCTACGCGCCGGAGGCGGCATGGGCGCCGTGA